GGAAAAACTTAGACGAATTCACCCAGGATTTAACCGCGAACCCGGAGGGAGAAGCACCATGAAGATGCGTCAATTCCGTTTCCAACAATCGCTGCAAGTTGAACAACCGGTCGCGGATCTCCTCGACGAAACACTCGTCTCGTTCACGATGAATGACCGGATGACCCTTCGAAATGCTTGTGAAGGTGTTGGAATATTCGGAAGTACTGGTTCCGGAAAAACGAGCGGTTCCGGTCGCGCCATCGCAGATGGACTTCTGCGTCACGGTCTTGGCGGGGTAGTTCTGTGTGTGAAACCGGGGGATGCCGCAGAATGGCTGGAGCGTGCGAAATCCCTCGGGCGTGAGAGCGATCTGATCTTTTTTCGGTCCTGATCACCCAGCGACATTCAATCCGCTCCAACGCGAAGTGGATGTCGCCGGCCCAAGCGGTGACCCGACTGAGCAGTGTGTCAGCATCGTGAGTGAATTAGGGGAACTTTCGGATCCAGGATCCGCCAAGGGACATGAAGACAGTTTTTTTCGAGCAGCCAGCCGGGATTGCCTTCGAAACGTTGTGTCCCTGATTATTCTGGCAAAAATGCCGCTGACTCTCGATGCCATTTACGAAGTCATCGCATCCGCTCCAACCGATCTGAAAATTGCCGCTCGTCCGGATTTGATGAACGAACGGGTCGTCGGCCAATTGCTGACGCTCATGGAGAAAAAACTCACTCCGGAAAACGTGTCTCGGGCATTACGGGTTCGGGATTACTGGCTCGTCCGTTTTCCTGGATACCCCGATAAGACTCGTGCTAGTGTGGTCGAAGGAATGTTAGCACGTGTCGGAGCACTGTCAAGTGGCACGTTGGGCCGACTTTTTGGTAGCGAAATGAGCTGGACGCCCGATCTGGTTTACAACGGGGCGATCACAATTGTCGATTGTCCTCAACTGAAGTTTGGAGAAGCAGGCCGACTGGCAACCTGTTTGTTCAAGTGCTCATTTACACGTGATGTTCAACGGCGAAAAGTTGGACTGGACACGCGTCCAGTATTTCTGTGGTGCGACGAAGTCCAATATGTGCTCACGAGTTCCGATGTGATGTATGCAACAACTGCTCGATCGTCTCGGTGTATAACTGTATTACTAACTCAAAGTATTTCGACGTTAACCGCGATGCTGGGAGGGGATATGGGAGCCGAGGCGTTCGTGCATTCGCTTCTTGGAAATTTGCGAACCAAGTTCTTTCACAGCTGCGAAGAATCGCGTACCTGCATGTACCTGGCGGAACTTGCTGGCCACGAATTTCTGCCGATTCCGAGTTGGACGGTTCCAACGGGAGTGGCTGGGGAAGGGAGCCCCGGCCCATCGGCCTCGATGGGGATGCAACGCATCTACCGCGTCGAGCCGAGTGCCATTCAAGCCTTGAAAACAGGGGGACCGGCCAATGACTTCAAAGTCGAAGCGGTGGTGTTTCGCGGCGGTCAACCGTTCGCAAATGGCAAGAATTTCCTGAAGGTGACCATCGACCAACGCAGCGGGGTAATTCAATGAACTTCTTCGATGACCAAATGCAGGCAGATGGCTGCCAGCCACAAACCGCACCGCTTCTATGTATCCTACTGTTGCCTCTGTTACGCACACAGATCGGTAGCAGCTATATCTCGTTTTCTGATATCGGGTTTTCGTTCGCCTGCTGGTTCGCGATCACCGGCGTGATCACGCTGGCGGTAATGCCGAACGATCACATCCAGCTGGAAATGATGTTACACGGGCTCCTGATGCTTCTATTGACCGTAGCAGCCGTGCGGGAACGAGCCCGTACGAAGTTGAAAGAATTGAGCCGATATACTGCCATCTCGCGGTATTATTCGGGGAATCCGCGATTGTCGCGTTGTCTGCCCGATCCGATGGGGTGGCTGAGTCGACTCCATGGCAAAAAACCAAAGACAGCAGCACGACTCATCCGGATCCTGATTCCGATTTACGCAGCTCAGGATTGGCTGGACCAGCGACCGGTTTGGTTGCTCAAAGCCGTTTTTGAGCCTCTTGCCCTGGCGATCCTCAGCGGGATCTGTTTTTTGCTCTACTGGTACTTCCAGGTACCATGTCTATTCGCTGGCCTCCATTTGCTCACCGTAGGATTCTTTCTGAGTATCGATCAGATGAAGCGATCACTCACACTGTATGAGGAAATTCGAGCCAACGAAGACGGGGCAATTGTCGCAACCAAAATGGCCGAGCGACTCATGCGTCGGCGAGGTCCATGAATGCATCAGTGATCCACCGGATCGTCAAATTCGAACAATCGGGAGAAACATCATGTCATTCCGGGACGCGTTGAACAACGAAATGCGCGAAGCTGGCCGTGGTGTCGCAGCCAATCTCGAGGGCCGTGCGGGCGACTATCAGCGATTAGACAACGGACCAGTTCAAAGTCAGGCTCCAGCCCAAGCATCCCAGACCACTGGTCAAGAGCAGGATGTCAACCAGGCCCGTCAAACGGCCAACGAAAAACAACAAGAGCACCATACCGCGGCACACGCCGACTACGATGCCCAGCGAGAAGTAGCGGCCGCTGAACAGCAAGCGGCGGCACAGGAATCTCAAGCGGAAAAAGATGGGCCGGAATACGGTGGTTGAGATCCAACGTCGGTGAAATTCGATCTCACCGATTGGATGACCTCCACCAATCGCTAACGACAGACGCGCATCCGATGGCATCTTCCTTGAATCCGTGCAGCAAGCATGGGCCGGGGAGGTGCCTTCTGTCGTTTCACCAGACTCCATTTGACGAGCCATGGGGACGCATCAACGACTCATGTGTGAATTGAATTCACAGAATGATCACATCCCTTAAAGGTATGTTATAGGTATATATAGGTTTGTGCGACTAACTTACCGTGGCAGGGCCGCGGAAATTGAGGAGCGCCTGCGACCAACTTACCGCCTCCCGCGCGACCATGTTGCCGTGGATAACTCGATGGATCGGAACACCGCGACCAAGTTACCGTGCGGCTGAAATCCGCTCGATCAGCGCGACCAACTTACCGCCCGTTTTGCTCATTTTTGAGGCTTCGGCGCGACCAACTTACCGTGGAATGTTATGCGATCAGGGAGGATTTTTCCGAACGGGCCGCGACTGGTGGCGAGCTGTGAAAGAGCGTCAGGCCGCGGCCATCCGCATCGATTCGGGCCTTGGGATAGACCAATATTACCTCGCGCAACGTCTGTAAAAATCGCCGACGGAAATCACGAACGCGGCCAAATCCTTGACCAAATTGCTCATATAGCGACACCCAATCAATGAATTGCGGCCGATTGGGAGCGATTCGATGCAGTCGTTGAGCAAGCCACACATAGACATCTAATGCCATGGATGAGGAGCCTAACGCAGATACTGCCCGCCGATCTAACGGCACCGCATGCTTGCCCAACGAACGATAATATTCATCGCTTAACCGGACCGTTGATGGCCACAGAACGCGTTGATCTTCCTGTCGCGGAAACCACAAATCGAAGGCGGATACAAATTGAGCATTCACCTGCACCGCGCGGCCATCTTCGACCACGCCCATTCGCACGGTCGCGGCCGCGAGACGGGCCAGTTGATCCTTCAGCGTCCGCAACTGCTGGCCGTTGGTTTCCATCCGCAATGCCCGCGCGAACGCGGTCATCGAGTCTTCGACTTCGACCACCGGCGAGCCCGTTCGCACCGCTTCGGTGGCCAAATGAATCAGTACCAGTCGCGGTTTTTCCCCATATGGCAGGCCCATTTTGACAAATTCGCCGGTGCGTGGATCAAGAGCGGAACCCGCCTCGATGCGAAGCGACGCCAGCCCTTGCCGACGGTCCCATTCGCGGACGTTATCGCCTGGATTGCGATACGGAATGCCGCATTGACAATGCACGGTATGCAGAAAATCAATGCGATTGGGCGGCGATCCCTGAATCTCGGCGGATGCCTCGATGAGCCGCATTTGCTGTCGCGTTGGCAGAAATTGCGAGAGTTTATTGGCCATCGCCACCCCGCGATTCCGCTCGAATATCGCCTCGGAAAATGCCCCTTTTCATGTCGGCAAGTGTAACAGGTTGCTCGGTTCGCGCAACTGCTGTCTGAAATCTCAGGCCGGTTCGCGTGCGGATTTCAGCCAGGAATGCTGTTGACGAGATCCCACGTCACACGCTTCTTCCGCCGGTCATACAGTCGCGTCGTCCTCGGATCCGCATGGCCAACGAGATATTGCACATCCTCCAGTGGTTGGCCGGCTTGCAGCAACGTCGTCACGGTTTTCACGCGAAAACTATGCGGGGTGATTCGCTCGGAGAGGTTAGCTGCCTTGCAACGCCGCTTGATCATTCGGCGCATATATTCTGGTGTCATGTTCGATTTATTTGTGATCAATCGACGGCTTGATTTGTCCCACTGAACGCAGCGAAACAGTGGCGCATCGCGGTTCATTCGTGGATCACAATCGATATCAGCAGCATGCTGATAGGCTCGCAGCCATGATTCCAAGTCGGGCCGCACCGGAACCGCCCGCCGTTTGCCGTTTTTCTCCCGGAAATGCAGCGTGGTGATGCTCCCATCGTCCCGGATGTCGCCCAACCGCAACGCCGCGATTGCCCCGACACGAGCCCCCGTGAAATTCAGCACGCCGATGATCGCCCGATCACGCAATCCAAGCACATTGGATGTGTCGATTGTCGAGAGTAAACGCCTCACCTCGGCGGTGGTAATTTCAGCCGTTTTCCCCTCATCTTGGCTGTATCTCGCCCGCCGAACGGATGCCGCCGGGTTGATGTCCAGCAGACGCTCAGCCACCAAATGATCAAAAAGCGATCGCAACGCGGCCAAGTGTTGTTTTTCCGTCGGCACCGCCCAACCCCGCTCGTTGAAATACCGAGCGATCAGCCCCGCCGTGACACCTTTCGGGGGTACGCCGCGAGTATCACACCAGGCAAAAAACTGCCGAGCGGCCCGCAGATATGCCTTCCGCGTGTGCGAATTCGCAATCCGCCCCGCAAAGAAGTCATCGCACGCTCGACGAAACGAATCGATTTCCTCAAATGGAAGAATCTCATGTTTATTTCGCGACGTTAATTGGTGATCGATCATCATGAATGACCGTAGCGCGAATCCCATACGCTGTCAATCACTGGGTGGGATAACGTCCTTTATCCCACCCAGCCTGTAAAAATTAAATATCTTCACAGGAATGCTCATGGTGATTTTTAAACTGAGAATCACTCCGGACGTTGGAGTCGCTGGAGCGTCCCGATTGAGCCACCAAAGTCCCCCAACCTCACGCGCTTTTCTTGAAACACCTTTGCGGATCCATGGAACAAGCCCCCCCAACATGGATGTTGAGGGGCTTGTTCCAGTTACCGGAGCCTGTTCGTTGGGTGAATCGCCAATGGGCTGGCTGCTTACATGGATTGGTTCGCGTTGGCTTCGTTCAAAGTTCGCATCAAATGCTCGCTACTCTCCGCGAGGTGCTGATAAGTCTTTGCAATCATGGTGCCATCGCAATGACCGAGTAATTCGGCCACGGTCAGGTGATCGACGCCGGACACCAGCAGACGTTGTGCAAAGCTATGACGAAAGCTATACGCTGCATACTTGACGCCGAGCGACTTCTTCAGGCGAGCGAAACGGCAGGACATGGCCGATGCAGTCCACGGCAACCCATCGGCGTTTTTGAACAGGATGCCGGTCGGCGTTGCGACAAGGCGGCGTGATAGCGCTGCTTCAGCACGTGCAGTCAGGTAGATCACTCGGGCTTTTCGCTTGCCTTTGGATTCGGCGGGGGGAAAGACCACGCGGTGACGTGGCAGATCCACGTGCCGCGCCTCGATCCGTTTGATCTCCATCGGCCGGCATCCGGTTTCCCACGCAAACTCAAGAACATCGCGGAATGGATCTCCTTCCGGGTAATGGTCGCGGATTTTGATCCAGTCATCGGGTGTGATTACCTGTTCACGCCGGGCTGGCGATGGTTTGCGAATCTTGCGGATCGGGTTGGATTCGATGTACCCGAGTTCTTCACCCCAGGCATACACTCGTTTGATTGCTGCAATGGCGTTGCGGCGATAGGTTTGTCCCCAATCGGGGTACTTGTCGATCCATTCGACAATGTGATAGGGACGCAGGCTTGTTGCTGGAAGCGAAATTGCATCGGGCAGTGATTCGATAAACCGCTGCAAATGCCAGAGATAGCCGTCATAGGTGCGTGAAGCCCGGTGTGTCTTGCACCAATCAAGATATTTGTCACACAAGTGGGCGACTGACAAGGCTGCAGAGTTGTCAGAAGGTTGCGCCGTGTTGGATCGTAAAGAGATTTTTCGCTGAGCAACAATCTCATGAAATTGAGACCATGCTGCTTTTTCAGTAGTAGAATTTTTGGGTCCAGGTGCCAACTTGATTTGTTGACCATCGAGCTGGATGTACCAGGCGTTTCGAGCAGTGCGGAAAAACGGCTTTGGTTGATGTGCCATGGTCAGAACCTCCCGTAAGTAAGACGGGTGGGGAGGCGTTTCTCTGCCACAGTTTTCTGCCAGCGAAGGCAGATTTGTCGTAAGTCATTACACCCGATAGGATTCGAACCCACGACGATCGGTTTATAAGACCGACGCTCTGCCGTTGAGCTACGGGAGGGAGTGCGAACCGACATATGCCATCGCGTATCATGCGCTCCCCTCCTTTCTCACAACGACACTCGGCGGCACGGGAAATCCTGCCGTCAGCCGAGCTTCCCATGCCAATCGTCGATGTTTTTCAGTTTCACAGTCTTAACAAACGATACCACCACGATCCCACGCTTGTCAATCCAATTCGACCGATGTCGGATTGTGGGGATAGTCTTGACGTTCCGGGCCGAATGTTCGATTGATTGCATGAGTGAACCAATTGAACACCCGTGATCGGACTCGAAGTTCATTCCCGGCAAGGAGTTATGCACGCACTTGGGCGAGTTTCGCGGCGAGGAATTGAATGGCGTC
This DNA window, taken from Tuwongella immobilis, encodes the following:
- a CDS encoding type IV secretory system conjugative DNA transfer family protein, with product MSELGELSDPGSAKGHEDSFFRAASRDCLRNVVSLIILAKMPLTLDAIYEVIASAPTDLKIAARPDLMNERVVGQLLTLMEKKLTPENVSRALRVRDYWLVRFPGYPDKTRASVVEGMLARVGALSSGTLGRLFGSEMSWTPDLVYNGAITIVDCPQLKFGEAGRLATCLFKCSFTRDVQRRKVGLDTRPVFLWCDEVQYVLTSSDVMYATTARSSRCITVLLTQSISTLTAMLGGDMGAEAFVHSLLGNLRTKFFHSCEESRTCMYLAELAGHEFLPIPSWTVPTGVAGEGSPGPSASMGMQRIYRVEPSAIQALKTGGPANDFKVEAVVFRGGQPFANGKNFLKVTIDQRSGVIQ
- a CDS encoding tyrosine-type recombinase/integrase, with amino-acid sequence MMIDHQLTSRNKHEILPFEEIDSFRRACDDFFAGRIANSHTRKAYLRAARQFFAWCDTRGVPPKGVTAGLIARYFNERGWAVPTEKQHLAALRSLFDHLVAERLLDINPAASVRRARYSQDEGKTAEITTAEVRRLLSTIDTSNVLGLRDRAIIGVLNFTGARVGAIAALRLGDIRDDGSITTLHFREKNGKRRAVPVRPDLESWLRAYQHAADIDCDPRMNRDAPLFRCVQWDKSSRRLITNKSNMTPEYMRRMIKRRCKAANLSERITPHSFRVKTVTTLLQAGQPLEDVQYLVGHADPRTTRLYDRRKKRVTWDLVNSIPG
- a CDS encoding replication protein RepA — its product is MANKLSQFLPTRQQMRLIEASAEIQGSPPNRIDFLHTVHCQCGIPYRNPGDNVREWDRRQGLASLRIEAGSALDPRTGEFVKMGLPYGEKPRLVLIHLATEAVRTGSPVVEVEDSMTAFARALRMETNGQQLRTLKDQLARLAAATVRMGVVEDGRAVQVNAQFVSAFDLWFPRQEDQRVLWPSTVRLSDEYYRSLGKHAVPLDRRAVSALGSSSMALDVYVWLAQRLHRIAPNRPQFIDWVSLYEQFGQGFGRVRDFRRRFLQTLREVILVYPKARIDADGRGLTLFHSSPPVAARSEKSSLIA
- a CDS encoding tyrosine-type recombinase/integrase translates to MAHQPKPFFRTARNAWYIQLDGQQIKLAPGPKNSTTEKAAWSQFHEIVAQRKISLRSNTAQPSDNSAALSVAHLCDKYLDWCKTHRASRTYDGYLWHLQRFIESLPDAISLPATSLRPYHIVEWIDKYPDWGQTYRRNAIAAIKRVYAWGEELGYIESNPIRKIRKPSPARREQVITPDDWIKIRDHYPEGDPFRDVLEFAWETGCRPMEIKRIEARHVDLPRHRVVFPPAESKGKRKARVIYLTARAEAALSRRLVATPTGILFKNADGLPWTASAMSCRFARLKKSLGVKYAAYSFRHSFAQRLLVSGVDHLTVAELLGHCDGTMIAKTYQHLAESSEHLMRTLNEANANQSM